One stretch of Excalfactoria chinensis isolate bCotChi1 chromosome 2, bCotChi1.hap2, whole genome shotgun sequence DNA includes these proteins:
- the MAL2 gene encoding protein MAL2, producing MMPRGSSSMPPPPNPAAYFPPPRVTLPSGLEILRTYSGAFIFLEILFGTIVWILVASTHVPLPLLQGWVMFVAVTAWFLSLVFLCVFLFGYSNRIAVNWNQTDFLFHGATFVFYFGAFLLQAATTSLHHYPRRLNSTTPVNILGDHEYNISIAASIFAFATAVCYGFSTALALRRWKL from the exons ATGATGCCCAGAGGATCCTCGTCCATGCCGCCGCCTCCCAACCCCGCTGCCTACTTCCCGCCACCCCGGGTCACGCTGCCCTCCGGCTTGGAGATCCTGCGCACCTATTCTGGAGCCTTCATCTTCCTGGAGATC CTGTTTGGAACAATAGTCTGGATTTTGGTAGCTTCTACACATGTTCCACTGCCTCTGCTTCAGGGATGGGTGATGTTCGTAGCAGTGACTGCGTGGTTCCTGTCCCTTGTGTTCCTGTGTGTGTTTCTCTTCGGTTATTCAAACAGAATCGCTGTCAACTGGAACCAGACA gaCTTTCTTTTCCATGGTGCTACTTTCGTCTTTTATTTTGGAGCTTTTCTACTGCAAGCAGCAACAACATCCCTGCATCACTACCCTCGCAGATTAAATTCCACCACTCCTGTGAATATTCTAGGTGATCACGAATATAACATAAGCATAGCAGCCTCG ATTTTTGCCTTTGCAACAGCTGTTTGTTATGgtttcagcacagccctggctctgAGGAGATGGAAGCTATAG